Proteins from one Plasmodium cynomolgi strain B DNA, chromosome 10, whole genome shotgun sequence genomic window:
- a CDS encoding small GTPase Rab1 (putative): MNEQRSRDYDYLYKIILIGDSGVGKSCILLRFSDDHFTESYITTIGVDFRFRRIKVGDKMVKLQIWDTAGQERFRTITSAYYRGADGIIIIYDTTDRNSFLHIKEWINEINKYTTEETCKLLVGNKSDCKDEMEVSTTEGENKAKELNISFIETSAKDATNVELAFTMITEELIKKKKKKSLSSLGATQSKVKLSPEDHGPAHSD, from the exons atgaacgaacaGAGATCAAGGGACTACGACTAcctatacaaaataatactTATTGGAGATAGTGGCGTGGGGAAGTCATGCATTCTATTACGATTTTCTGATGATCATTTTACAGAAAGCTACATAACGACCATAGGAGTGGACTTCCGATTTAGAAGAATAAAAGTTGGGGATAAAATGGTGAAGTTGCAAATTTGGGATACAGCTGGACAGGAGAGGTTCAGGACCATCACATCTGCCTATTATAGAGGAGCTGATGGAATCATAATCATTTACGACACGACTGATAGGAACTCCTTCCTTCACATCAAAGAATGgataaatgaaataaacaaatatacAACTGAAGAAACGTGCAAACTTCTGGTAGGAAATAAATCAGACTGTAAAGACGAAATGGAGGTCTCCACCacggaaggagaaaataaagcCAAGGAGTTAAACATCTCCTTTATTGAAACCTCTGCTAAGGATGCCACGAATGTTGAGTTGGCTTTCACCATGATAACTGAGGAGCtgattaaaaagaaaaaaaagaaaagcctCTCCTCGCTGGGAGCTACGCAGTCCAAGGTGAAGTTGTCTCCGGAGGACCACGGCCCCG CACACTCCGACTGA
- a CDS encoding hypothetical protein (putative), translating to MKKCYLEHFVNFKGEIVQVCLDKVSSTSVNKYNILISSYGEDKKWKMQNKVLSSYTIKILRYFYSFTNGEELVVVFCFNKNLSIQPYECFRSVSDDLKTLKTEKDHDFECHDVNLVREQSYIWDIAKLRGYYIAPLSDGKAPPCTLYYMYNNTYLMPIEVPKSIGKEYHRGKLFQLDSKRLIYNYTNEKETYTYVLSHKGTVKNCTLMYIKRDDMNAGFVKRGNKYYCDVNYDDLTVEGQDRFFTVSIYNGVRQDIRKCFYLRYDKVLESVNIVHKIESVYEYSNFSLYTLYIKKDIEKYFLKDMKLECYLGEDFYLTLHINYKPNFILDNTDVNQSVVNLYPNNIIYFKLPDARSQNLLTKVSFPPNTRYIKVDDYYYIFKLPSFISSQSTTQMVFLSNNGSHKTQNKNVTFHAGGVQEPILGVDFSRKNNICAYAGVEKNCDKVKVHGNKVSVTVNMGVENEPASQITLGIICPVNKKNKNTCFNEIYDNKKKIFIRDYLKDSKGFLTIYPKTYVHMSSPGGEVFEESILVLTPQFIDQYNANRAKYNSSFHCKCYANNRAYEVTFSFA from the exons ATGAAGAAGTGCTACCTCGAGCACTTTGTTAATTTCAAAGGAGAAATAGTGCAAGTGTGCTTGGACAAGGTATCCTCCACTTCGGTGAATAAGTATAATATATTGATTAGCTCCTATggagaagacaaaaaatggaaaatgcaaaacaaaGTACTCAGTAGCTATACGATAAAAATACTCAGATATTTTTACAGCTTTACAAATGGTGAGGAGCTAGTCGtagttttttgttttaacaaAAATCTGTCGATTCAACCATACGAATGCTTCAGAAGTGTTTCTGATGATTTAAAAACGCTGAAAACGGAGAAG GATCACGACTTCGAATGTCATGATGTTAACCTAGTAAGAGAGCAAAGTTACATATGGGACATTGCCAAGCTGAGAGGTTACTACATAGCTCCTCTATCTGACGGAAAGGCTCCCCCATGTACACTGTACTATATGTATAACAACACATATTTGATGCCGATAGAAGTTCCAAAAAGCATTGGGAAAGAGTACCACCGAGGGAAACTCTTCCAATTAGACAGTAAAAGATTGATCTATAACTACACTAATGAGAAGGAAACCTACACATATGTGTTATCTCACAAGGGAACAGTAAAGAATTGCACacttatgtatataaaaagagaTGATATGAATGCAGGATTTGTTAAACGAGGAAATAAATACTACTGTGATGTAAACTACGACGATTTAACAGTCGAAGGACAGGATCGATTTTTTACAGTTAGTATATATAACGGAGTTAGACAAGACATAAGAAAATGCTTTTACTTAAGATATGATAAGGTGTTAGAGTCTGTAAATATCGTTCATAAAATAGAGAGCGTTTATGAGTATagcaatttttcattatacaCACTGTACATTAAGAAGGACATCGAGAAATACTTTTTGAAAGACATGAAATTGGAGTGCTACCTAGGAGAGGATTTTTATCTAACTCTCCACATCAACTATAAaccaaattttattttagaCAATACTGATGTAAACCAATCTGTTGTAAATCTCTACCCTAATAATATTATCTACTTTAAACTACCTGATGCACGATCTCagaatttattaacaaaGGTTTCTTTCCCTCCGAATACAAGATATATCAAGGTAGATGATTACTATTACATCTTCAAGCTcccttcttttatttcttctcaGTCGACTACACAGATGGTATTTCTCAGTAACAATGGATCTCATAAAACGCAGAATAAAAATGTCACTTTCCATGCGGGTGGTGTACAGGAACCCATTTTAGGTGTCGATTTTTctaggaaaaataatatctGTGCATATGCAGGAGTTGAAAAGAATTGCGATAAGGTAAAGGTTCATGGGAATAAAGTCAGCGTCACGGTTAATATGGGGGTGGAGAATGagccagctagccaaatcACTCTTGGTATCATTTGCCCTGTTAataagaagaacaagaaTACCTGCTTCAACGaaatttatgataataaGAAGAAGATTTTCATTAGGGATTACCTCAAGGACAGCAAGGGGTTCCTCACGATATATCCTAAGACCTACGTACACATGTCCTCCCCAGGGGGGGAAGTCTTCGAGGAGTCCATTCTAGTCCTCACACCTCAGTTCATCGACCAGTACAATGCCAACCGGGCCAAGTACAACAGCTCCTTCCACTGCAAGTGCTACGCGAACAACCGGGCCTACGAGGTCACCTTCAGCTTCGCC